TTAGAGGAGATTCATTTCACACCCTGAACAAAAATCAGTTCAAAATGGGTCAAGGACCCTGGTAGGCCTGAAGCTGCTGTAGGACACAGGAGGAGACACTTCCGGGTATAGGCATAGGCAAAGCAGAGGATCCTTGCATTTCCCTGAGGAAGAGGATGTCAAAAGCTTTTTTCAAGTATTGATTGGCCACTtgtattttgttatttgaaaaCTATAGCTCATTACCCAACTTACTAATTGGATCATTTTTTGctgaaaagcaaaggaaagaatcCCAATATTGACAGAATGAcctgaactttaaaaatattttttttttaaatgacgcATAGCAAAGGAAAACAATCATAGAATCTGGACCAGGCTGCTGCTCAGGCCACAAGCCCTGTAGCAgccctccaccctcccaccccaccacccaccaccactccccttcccacacacacacactcaccctcaCAGGCACACTGCTGAGAGCATTCTCCTTAATCTCTAGCTACCTAACTTCCAGCTGCCCCAATTTCTCACCAGCAGAAGGGAATTTATAGCAAAGTGGGTATTAGGAGGCCACccatcctccaccccaccctctttCCTGCCTCCTACTGGGGAATCCGGGAACCTGACTGCAGGCTTGTGCTGTCGAACACACCCCTTCCTCAGAGAGCTCTTAGAAGAGACCCTGATCTTGCCTGAGCCTGATTCCTTCCTTCAGAGTCACTCCACCCCCATGCCATGCTGTCTCTCTGTGATGCTCGGGCCCTGACTGTTCTTCACAGTGCCTCCACTTTGTCTGGCTCTGATGCTGGGGCCTGAATTCTGTTTGTGCTGTTGTTTGTCCATAGCATCAGTAATTTTCTAATGAACATTTTAACCAGAACAATCTGTCTCAGTGTCCTCTTGAGTCCCTATGAACCCCTTCTTTCTAACTGGTCcaccttgccaggcagtggtggcacacgcctttaatcccagcactcggaagacagaggcaggtggatctctgtgagttcgaggccagcctagtctacaaagcgagttccaggaaaggcacaaagctacagagaaaccctgtctcgaaaaaccaaaaaaaaaaaaaaaaaaaagaaaaggaaagaaaaagaaaagaaaaaagaaaaaggaaaaatggtaCCAAAAATACAACAGGAAGtagcggtggcacacacccttcatCACAGCACTAGGCAGGAGGCAGGGGAAAGCAGACCTCTGTTACttggaggccaatctggtctacatagtgagttccaggcataatgagaccctgtctctagagAAACTCTAAGTGGACTTGCATTTTGTGTGGTACCAGATCATCCATGAAGAGTTTCTCTAACTCCAAGCAGTAGGTTCTGGGAAAAGCAGACATCTTATTAATAATTCATTGCTGTACCAAATAGGGGTACCTCTTAGGCCTAATCCCTCTACAGTCACATTGGGGTGCAGTCACTGAACTGAAACCAGTTGGAAAAGATCTACAGGCACCAGCCAGCCGAGGTTGACAGCAGCCGATAACTGACTTCTACACAAAACTTCAAAACGGTAGCTTGATCGGGGTATTTAAACTACAGTGATGCCAAGGTGGTGGTGCCCCCAGTGGGGACTTCACTCAGAACACCAAATACCTATCATCATCTGATGGAAGCAGCAACAGTCCCTACAGGACAGATAACATCAAGTAATTACTAAATATACTGATTTgtgactttcttttgttctgtgactataAGAGTTCACACAACTGCTTCTACAGTGGAACATGCCATTCATTCACAGTGACTTGAATATGTTCCAGGGCCAGAGTTATTCATACTTCATTCACaatatgttttggtttttttttttaaagattttgtgtgtatgtctgtgtgattaCATAGGGGTGTGTTCaaggtgtgtgcacctgtgcaaGGAGGCCACAAGGGGGCATCAGGTGTCCTCTGACACTCCCCACCTGTTCCTTTGATGCAGAGTCTCTCCTTGAACCCGGAGCTCATACTTCTCAGCTAGGCAGGAAGGCAGCAAGCCCCAACAAACATTCTGTCTGCACTCTTAGAAGCTGGGGTTAAGGTATGCACAGGGATACCAACTATGATGGCTTGATTAGAAATGTCGTGTGTGTGCCCCCCCGtgtgtcctcccccccccccccccccccgtgggctCAGGCATTTGAAGACTTAGTCACCAGTTGGTGTCACTGTTTGAGGATGTTAAGGAAGCATGGCCTCGCTGCAGGAATTATGTCACTGGGAGCCAACTTTTAGAGTCCACAGCCTCACCTCACTTGTAGTGACTCTGTTTGCATTTGAAGGTGTGGTCTCTCAGCTTGCTGCCCCCATCTCCACACCTCCCCATCCTATGGAATCTTATCCTTCCCGACCTTGCATGATAGTCAAGTACCTACCGCAGCATaccaaatcaaaaataaaatggtgGGCTGGAGTGAttgatgcctcagcagttaacagcTCTTGTTGTTCTTGTAGCTTACCACCTTCAACTCCAGCTCCCACAGGTACTAGGTATGCATatgatacacatgcatacatgctgaAAAACATACACATGctatttaaaaatggaattaaaaaaacaacacataaaaaataaaatggcaaaaaGTGAAATACTACTCCTTTTGTGAGTTAATACTGTATTAGTTCTAAATAGTTGTTTGGCGAACAACCTTGGATTTGAGCACAAATAGGTAAATAGTTTTAGCTAATCTCAAACTACTGTGCAAATTATTATATGCCTGAATTTAGGAGATGAAGACAGATTAGGTAAAGGTTgagacccacgggttgagaacctctgctctagacAGTATTTGTAAAAATTACAACCTTGAGATGACTCCTCTAAATCAGTGCTGACGGATACTTTGATATTCTAGAAATATCCTTAAAATTTAAGACATCCTCAATCATAAATCTTGTATTTAAATTggccaggaaagagaaaagtaaaataactTTGGGAAAAAGAGAACACCCACCATTTAGTAATGATCTCTTTGTTTTTGACGTATCTTAGTATCATGTCCAAATatacaagagaagaaaacaataaaacatcaTCATCAGTTGTTTCTAGACCCTATAAATCGCCTATAAGGAAAGGGACTTTGTTAAGAGTGTTAATAGACCCACCACCTTGCATTCCTGATGTCTACATTGACCTTAATAATTGTAAATAATGTTCCTTCAACCACTATCCTCTACAACAATGGTTCTTCTCAACATGTAGATCATAACCCCTTTGGGTGTCAAGCgactttcataggggtcacctaagaccattggaaaacacagatatttacattatgattcataacggtagcaaaattacagttatgaagtagcaacaaaaatcagCTTACGGTTGGCAGTCACCACAACATTAGGAACCATTTTAAAGGAtggcagccttaggaaggttgagaaccactgctctacaacATATAACTCTCTCTCACCTACAATCCCTAAGGCAACAGGCCACAATGTTCATTGATTCATTCAATGTTTACAAAATGCATTGTGGTATGTTCTAACTGTGTGAAAAATCAACAATTgcaattttaaaagcaaatgatggggatggagagatggcttagtggttaagagtgtttacaGCTCtatcagaggactggagttcagatcccagctccAATACTTGGTAGTTAACAAAGACATGCAACTCCAACTTCAAGGGATTACATGCCcatttctggcttccatggacacacacacacacacacacacacacacacacacacacacacacttgaacacacaaaataaattcttcaaaaGCTGATGAGTGCACACTGATGTGGTCTCAAAACTCAGGGGtctgaagcagaaagatcacaaaATCGAGGCTGGTCTGGGTTacatagtagaatattatttcaaaaacaaaaaccaaaccaacttgttaaattatatgtaatttgacCAGAGATATTTACCTTTTTGAAATTGACAAGATTATTTCCTATTTGGATGTTATAAACTGAGTTTGAGACATGGCACAGttcacaaaaaatgaaaaaaaaaaaaaaaaaaaaaacaacaacaaaaaccaagaactCTGTTCTTTCCTATAGCATAGAGATGCTGTGATGAACCTGTATTTTGCATGTAGGCATAAACATCTGTCCACAACTTATGGTAAATAGTCTACTGTTGACCATGATATTCCTTTTATTGCAAAATGATATAAAACAGCTGTAGAAACAACAGgaagataacattttttttttttacattatcaCATTATGGATATTTTTCCCTTTGTACTGGAATTTACTTCCTGCATCCATTTTTGCTTTATCTGGAACATCTTATGTTGGGGTTTCTACATCACACAATGGTAGTTTTGAGTTAAGAAGAGCTTATGGAAAGCTAATCTGGGAATGATGACTCCCTTGTCTTCTGGGCCTTTTCCTGGGCACACTTATTTATGTCCAGAGTGGAACTCTGCTCCAGCTGACTTCCACTCGGCCATCAGTTCTTTTTGGACCTCGTCTGGTAGCTCATAGAAAACCTGAGGATCAATGTCAGATGGGAAAGTGATTTTTTCGTCAACACAATCTTGTTCTTTATTTTCTACTAGTCCTTGACGAGAGGTGGTGGCTACCGTCTGCTTGTGACTATCTGCAGTGCGGTGTTTGGAGAAAAGTTGTTCACTCTGCAAATttggaaatgaatgaaaaactgaAACAGCAGGATTTGTATTGGCAAAGTGGAATCCTTGAGACTCTTTAGGTCCTTGGCTCATGCGTTCATCTTTTAACCGATTATCTATATAATAGGAACAATCCTTTCCACAGGATGGATGGGAGGAACTGCTGGTACTCAAGCCTGATGTTCCTGGCTCACTGGGAGACACAGCTGACCCCTGCTTGCCAGTAAACGTAGCATCTCTGGAGCTTAAGGACCCAGCTTGCATTTGCTTTGTAGAAAAGAAAGACAATACGCCTCTAGAGGCATGTAGTGGGCAACTTAAGCTTCCTTTCCCTTGAAGATTTTCTCTAGGTTTTCCAGAAAGGATTTCTTCTTGAATGTCTGCTGGAAGTTGCTTAAAGACTTCTTGGTCAACACCCTCGGGAAGTGCCTGGAGTGAAAAGTCACTTGtgtctttttctttagaaagacatGTGGCATCCGAAGGTGACTCCCCAGGTCTCGTACTTTCAATTCTTCTACTCGGTGGACAATCCCAGGTTACTTCTTTCTCTTTGGAAACATCTTCATTGTGAGTGTCTTTCACTTTCTAGAACACAAGGAGAACAGCAGAACTTAGGAGGCCGACATGCCTTAAATGTCACTGCCACTGAAGTACTCCTATAGCTAGTGTCTCCCAAATGATTTCCAACCTGCTCAACACTTTCAGTCTTTGGTTGTCAGTGCCAGGTAGCTACAAATGATTAATCTACCCCGCTGAGTTACACTACTGTGCAGCTTATCATGATATTCATACTTTGCTTGCTAGCTCGCACTGAGTAGGAGACAAAATATAAGGAAAGGACCTCAACAATCATGTGTTTCAACATCCAATTCTATAACTTAAAGTGATATaatgttattaaaaatatatgcagAGATCACCAAAAGctgattttccaaaaatttcTTGTCTAAAAGGTAAAAtttaacagaaagaaacaaaataaataaaagtgtatatatatatacacacattgtatatattatatacatacatacacacacacacacacacacacacacacattgtgcagATGGTTTTgctcattatgtatacagttttctgtctgcatgtgtccctgcacaccagaagagggcaccaaatctctttacagttgtgagccaccatgtggttgctgggaattgaactcaggacctctggaagagcagcccccgctcttaacctctgagccatctctccagctcctaaatatattatttttttaagcataacactatatttatataaaacttgAACATTCACAACCCAAGTTTGCACaatttttcttaaactttttGCATTTGAATTTCCCTTCCAGTTTTATGTACCATAAAATGCCCACACACTGAACTACAGCTCAACAATTATTATACTACTATCCCAATCTTAATTCAATGGTAATAAATTTCTAGATATGTTTAAATTTATAAGCCAATCCACAATATTCTTATATTCCTCTAGAAAATGTGTTAACACTTCCTGAACAGAAGCACCATACTGCTTGTCCCTTTTATTGTGATGTTTACACTTTCCTCCTGGATTACAATATATTTAAGGCCAGCAGCCGTCCTATGATAGGAACTACAAACAAGTAAACCATCCAAACAGTAACACCTCAAAGAATCTCCAAATGGCACTAGATACAAGTGTGCACTGCATGCTACAGAGGCGCAGTAAGGGTGTACTCACAAAACTACGCTTGCCGGAGTGGGATGTGGTTGACAGGGACGACGTTAGGTAGAAATCCATGGGCCCCTTCTTCGCAGTGTTCAGAGCCTTCAGGTTGCAGAAGCACACACTTAGAAGAGTAAGGTGAAATGGCATCTTCACATTTACCATATTTCGGAAAAGTTTCATAAGGATATCAACCAGGGGAGTCATTGCATCATAATTTCCTAAGTCAAATGTTGAAGGATATAATAAGCACCTGCATCTTAGTTAATATTCAAAGCATAATATTATTTACATGACTtatattaagaaattaaaatctaAATTGGGATCATTGGGCATTTGACATTATTTACTAAATGTATTCTACATAATTATTATTCTACACAATAGTTTTGTACCCTTTGAAGCTGGGATATATTTTTAACTAAGTATTTACTGAGTAAATAACTgagtatttacttttattatctATTAAAAAGTTTTTCTAATGTTAATTCCTGGTAAAATTCAAGTAATTTTTGAATGCCATAGGAAAATACTTCTGTGTAGCATGTTTCTAATTCAAAGTTTACTTTTTGAAGAGTTCAATATGCCAATTACATTCTTAGAAAATCAGCTCATACCTGTCCCTAACTTCTGAATGACATGGGATGGAACAGGGCACTGTCGACTCTCACGATTACAGTGTTTCTCAGAATATCGACGGATAGCTAATCTTATTGTATGGGGCTTCCTTCCATCACGGCATACTCTGAAATTATAAATGGAAAAACAGAATTATAAAATTTGTTAACATGTCTTTAAGATGATAGAacactgctgcaggccgcaggaatatatcctaagaactcagctggttatggcaaagtcactacctggaggaatcagggaattcctccagaggaagccaaatcccaaggagtttttggtgttacttggcttgatatatatcagctgtattctgttatgaaaatcatgtgtgccttcatagttttcccaattgacttttccctaagaaaggctaacagtgtggactgatcactctctggacatacacattccaggaatttggagaacagcctcaggaaaggcttcctctggaatcagatatctcccttggccactttcaaggactagcagtaataacagtccacatgcaagtctcctgatttaagacaaattccacaaggagacaccgcctaggtcaggtggatgttcagtaatagctttacacaattcagctcggactctcctttcttacagccttactatctttatagacctctaacttcttacctaaccacttctaggaatatttagataaccttctgcgctgacagctatgctcagccagaaaaccagttcaagcctccctgtaattatcatcattggcagcatccggccaggtccatcaccagatggaggaaagtaccttatcagagatacctctgtactctctaagaacagacttaaccatccaggctacctgtttgagaaggcctggcgcatgtgccaattaagcttaacttcctcctttcccaaaccttacctctaatTCCAGGTCTCGCTTTAACTATCACcaaaggcatctagctgtacacaggttgcctagtgactgagcacactttcccccaccctgcagaaaaaacggcagatagcttggacagataggagccacaggaaaaaagaagacagttttattttctcccattgacctagcaacttatagattcttaacattttctactaatcacgtttaagagtttaatagttaggcacataagatccctcttcttagatattacccgaatttagcctttagttaattcatttccccattggtcacttccctttggggttgcaaatgataattaatggttattgcctctcaatgtgattcttatcacccctccatttgaccctggaagcctggctttatataccaggacttccagggcacggggagtgagagaagagaaaagagaatggaagaactagacgggtaagaacttgagaggaacaaactgagatggggaagaactagattgaagggctagaagagagtactagaggaaggagatggaagatgaggaagagtcagatggggaagtactagctgggtaagaacaaggtgaaaaggacctagataaggcagaattaagatgagagaattaagatagaacttagaatGAGCAGCagataagtgtagagagaaatcaggctagaaatgagctaaatatgagagcaaaatataagcttgtaactgacacagaataataaagtatatggactaaggagtttcgtgtacatagattcatttcttctcatcaaagattaattatcagctggttgtagattcttcccggaccttgggaggggactatcaaggaGCTGGACTCCCAGAGTCCCCAATAGAACACTTATTTATTGAAGTGTCAGATGGGGTAACTATGGTATCTATAAGTACCACAGAAAATGGCACATAATAAGCAATGCATGTTCaagaacacacaaataaatatctcAAAGTCAACACAGCAAAGTTCTGACATTTAAAATGGGAGAGTCCCTCAGAATTAAGTGCTGTCAGAAATGGAGCGATCTATTCTATAGTCCAAAACATAGTTAGAAAACAACCTATTAAATCAGCAAGAATGTTGGCCAGCTACAGATCCAACAGAGGACTAATagccagaatatacaaagaactcaaaaaccaaagcatcaagaaaacaaccccactttaaaaaaaaaaaattgtctctgcTCCCTAACTGCAGACTGATAGGATCGACCACCTCATGCTCCTTCCTGCCTCGGGTCACCTCACGCTCCTACCTCCATGTCTTCCCCATTTGGAAGGAATGTTTCCCTCCCTTAAGTAAAGAAGTAAAATAAACTGTttccacaaaaaagaaagaaagaaagaaagagccttgGCAATCAGggaaaagtaaattaaaactattttgccATTTCATCTTCCCTCACTCAGAATGGCTACAATTAGGATAAATGATAACAAACGCTGGTAAGGATGTGTAGGAAGGAGAAACCTCATCCACTGTTGATGAGAgtacaaactggtacagccactatggaaatcgtGTGGAGATTCCTCAGAAAGCTAAAAgcaaatctaccatatgacccagccattccactcctgggcatataaccaaaggcCTTGATAAGGAAAATTTGGGGCACGTGTGAAGAAAATGGATGAACTTATGACATACAATATTAAGCAAGGTCATATaatctcagaaagaaataaaGCACACGTTCTCCCTCATATACAGAATCTAGCCAAATGTACACGTGGGTACAGTATAACATGAAGAAGAGAGGACAAGAAAGTTTAGACATAGGGGGACGAGGAAGGACTGAATTCAACTGGGCCACCCCTGCTCGCAGCCTATAGAGAGgacgtggaagaaggaagctggctgtCTCTGCCTGCGTGCTCTCACTCTCAtgggcaagtccattccttcactggcattagataTGAAGTTAGACTTAAAGTCTGCTGAACAGAGGAACTTCATGCCTGGCGCTGTAAGACCAGCCAAAAAACCTTTGGCTGGAAAAGTCACAGACCCTAGAGGAAGACCTACCATCTCATTTAACTGCTATAACGTTGCCAGgcagtggcacgtgcctttaatcccagcactcaggaagcagaaccaggtagatctctgtgagttccaggccagcctggtctacaaagcaagttccaggacagccaggactatacagagaaacgctgtcttaaaaaaaacaagacaacaacaataaaaactggTATAACATCTAATTgtcttctaaatacttatctgTATACCCATAGATGAATGCAGCTCTCACCCCACagcaaagaagcttccttttgtagCAGATGGAGGTCATTTCAGAGAATCACAAATGGACAAAGTGCAGAGACTAAAAGCACCTGTGGTGTGCCCCACCCCAAATATGGCATTGACAACAAAAGCCCTATGCCAGGGCAAAGGGAGCGgtgcagaagagggagaagacagTGAGAGCCAGAGGCCTGGGAGGATGGCTACAAAATCATGCCTTCTGGCCATGCAGGGCTATGCAGCCATGAGCTGTTAAGAGTTATGACTGCCTACACAAGACCACAGCAGTGGTCTTGGCTAGACAGCAGAAGGGGTTACACAGCCCCTCTCCCAGTTGGGgagtgtggcagtttgaatgtaatggcCCCC
This Peromyscus eremicus chromosome 19, PerEre_H2_v1, whole genome shotgun sequence DNA region includes the following protein-coding sequences:
- the Poli gene encoding DNA polymerase iota isoform X3; the encoded protein is MAVFDGGVPTRISSSRVIVHVDLDCFYAQVEMISNPELKDKPLGVQQKYLVVTCNYEARKLGVKKLMTVRDAKEKCPQLVLVNGEDLSRYREMSYKVTELLEEFSPVVERLGFDENFVDLTEMVEKRLQQLPRDEISSVTVSGHVYNNQSVNLHNITHVRLVVGSQIAAEMREAMYHQLELTGCAGVAPNKLLAKLVSGVFKPNQQTVLLPESCQDLIHSLNHIKEMPGIGYKTAKRLEVLGINSVHDLQTFSIKTLEKELGISVAQRIQKLSFGEDNSPVTPSGPPQSFSEEDTFKKCSSEAEAKAKIEELLSSLLNRVCRDGRKPHTIRLAIRRYSEKHCNRESRQCPVPSHVIQKLGTGNYDAMTPLVDILMKLFRNMVNVKMPFHLTLLSVCFCNLKALNTAKKGPMDFYLTSSLSTTSHSGKRSFKVKDTHNEDVSKEKEVTWDCPPSRRIESTRPGESPSDATCLSKEKDTSDFSLQALPEGVDQEVFKQLPADIQEEILSGKPRENLQGKGSLSCPLHASRGVLSFFSTKQMQAGSLSSRDATFTGKQGSAVSPSEPGTSGLSTSSSSHPSCGKDCSYYIDNRLKDERMSQGPKESQGFHFANTNPAVSVFHSFPNLQSEQLFSKHRTADSHKQTVATTSRQGLVENKEQDCVDEKITFPSDIDPQVFYELPDEVQKELMAEWKSAGAEFHSGHK
- the Poli gene encoding DNA polymerase iota isoform X5; this translates as MTVRDAKEKCPQLVLVNGEDLSRYREMSYKVTELLEEFSPVVERLGFDENFVDLTEMVEKRLQQLPRDEISSVTVSGHVYNNQSVNLHNITHVRLVVGSQIAAEMREAMYHQLELTGCAGVAPNKLLAKLVSGVFKPNQQTVLLPESCQDLIHSLNHIKEMPGIGYKTAKRLEVLGINSVHDLQTFSIKTLEKELGISVAQRIQKLSFGEDNSPVTPSGPPQSFSEEDTFKKCSSEAEAKAKIEELLSSLLNRVCRDGRKPHTIRLAIRRYSEKHCNRESRQCPVPSHVIQKLGTGNYDAMTPLVDILMKLFRNMVNVKMPFHLTLLSVCFCNLKALNTAKKGPMDFYLTSSLSTTSHSGKRSFKVKDTHNEDVSKEKEVTWDCPPSRRIESTRPGESPSDATCLSKEKDTSDFSLQALPEGVDQEVFKQLPADIQEEILSGKPRENLQGKGSLSCPLHASRGVLSFFSTKQMQAGSLSSRDATFTGKQGSAVSPSEPGTSGLSTSSSSHPSCGKDCSYYIDNRLKDERMSQGPKESQGFHFANTNPAVSVFHSFPNLQSEQLFSKHRTADSHKQTVATTSRQGLVENKEQDCVDEKITFPSDIDPQVFYELPDEVQKELMAEWKSAGAEFHSGHK
- the Poli gene encoding DNA polymerase iota isoform X1, translated to MGVEPEEEGGPAEEEDAARAMEPLDVGAAGSSRAVFDGGVPTRISSSRVIVHVDLDCFYAQVEMISNPELKDKPLGVQQKYLVVTCNYEARKLGVKKLMTVRDAKEKCPQLVLVNGEDLSRYREMSYKVTELLEEFSPVVERLGFDENFVDLTEMVEKRLQQLPRDEISSVTVSGHVYNNQSVNLHNITHVRLVVGSQIAAEMREAMYHQLELTGCAGVAPNKLLAKLVSGVFKPNQQTVLLPESCQDLIHSLNHIKEMPGIGYKTAKRLEVLGINSVHDLQTFSIKTLEKELGISVAQRIQKLSFGEDNSPVTPSGPPQSFSEEDTFKKCSSEAEAKAKIEELLSSLLNRVCRDGRKPHTIRLAIRRYSEKHCNRESRQCPVPSHVIQKLGTGNYDAMTPLVDILMKLFRNMVNVKMPFHLTLLSVCFCNLKALNTAKKGPMDFYLTSSLSTTSHSGKRSFKVKDTHNEDVSKEKEVTWDCPPSRRIESTRPGESPSDATCLSKEKDTSDFSLQALPEGVDQEVFKQLPADIQEEILSGKPRENLQGKGSLSCPLHASRGVLSFFSTKQMQAGSLSSRDATFTGKQGSAVSPSEPGTSGLSTSSSSHPSCGKDCSYYIDNRLKDERMSQGPKESQGFHFANTNPAVSVFHSFPNLQSEQLFSKHRTADSHKQTVATTSRQGLVENKEQDCVDEKITFPSDIDPQVFYELPDEVQKELMAEWKSAGAEFHSGHK
- the Poli gene encoding DNA polymerase iota isoform X2, with amino-acid sequence MGVEPEEEGGPAEEEDAARAMEPLDVGAAGSSRVFDGGVPTRISSSRVIVHVDLDCFYAQVEMISNPELKDKPLGVQQKYLVVTCNYEARKLGVKKLMTVRDAKEKCPQLVLVNGEDLSRYREMSYKVTELLEEFSPVVERLGFDENFVDLTEMVEKRLQQLPRDEISSVTVSGHVYNNQSVNLHNITHVRLVVGSQIAAEMREAMYHQLELTGCAGVAPNKLLAKLVSGVFKPNQQTVLLPESCQDLIHSLNHIKEMPGIGYKTAKRLEVLGINSVHDLQTFSIKTLEKELGISVAQRIQKLSFGEDNSPVTPSGPPQSFSEEDTFKKCSSEAEAKAKIEELLSSLLNRVCRDGRKPHTIRLAIRRYSEKHCNRESRQCPVPSHVIQKLGTGNYDAMTPLVDILMKLFRNMVNVKMPFHLTLLSVCFCNLKALNTAKKGPMDFYLTSSLSTTSHSGKRSFKVKDTHNEDVSKEKEVTWDCPPSRRIESTRPGESPSDATCLSKEKDTSDFSLQALPEGVDQEVFKQLPADIQEEILSGKPRENLQGKGSLSCPLHASRGVLSFFSTKQMQAGSLSSRDATFTGKQGSAVSPSEPGTSGLSTSSSSHPSCGKDCSYYIDNRLKDERMSQGPKESQGFHFANTNPAVSVFHSFPNLQSEQLFSKHRTADSHKQTVATTSRQGLVENKEQDCVDEKITFPSDIDPQVFYELPDEVQKELMAEWKSAGAEFHSGHK
- the Poli gene encoding DNA polymerase iota isoform X4, translated to MGVQQKYLVVTCNYEARKLGVKKLMTVRDAKEKCPQLVLVNGEDLSRYREMSYKVTELLEEFSPVVERLGFDENFVDLTEMVEKRLQQLPRDEISSVTVSGHVYNNQSVNLHNITHVRLVVGSQIAAEMREAMYHQLELTGCAGVAPNKLLAKLVSGVFKPNQQTVLLPESCQDLIHSLNHIKEMPGIGYKTAKRLEVLGINSVHDLQTFSIKTLEKELGISVAQRIQKLSFGEDNSPVTPSGPPQSFSEEDTFKKCSSEAEAKAKIEELLSSLLNRVCRDGRKPHTIRLAIRRYSEKHCNRESRQCPVPSHVIQKLGTGNYDAMTPLVDILMKLFRNMVNVKMPFHLTLLSVCFCNLKALNTAKKGPMDFYLTSSLSTTSHSGKRSFKVKDTHNEDVSKEKEVTWDCPPSRRIESTRPGESPSDATCLSKEKDTSDFSLQALPEGVDQEVFKQLPADIQEEILSGKPRENLQGKGSLSCPLHASRGVLSFFSTKQMQAGSLSSRDATFTGKQGSAVSPSEPGTSGLSTSSSSHPSCGKDCSYYIDNRLKDERMSQGPKESQGFHFANTNPAVSVFHSFPNLQSEQLFSKHRTADSHKQTVATTSRQGLVENKEQDCVDEKITFPSDIDPQVFYELPDEVQKELMAEWKSAGAEFHSGHK
- the Poli gene encoding DNA polymerase iota isoform X6; its protein translation is MFTITSIAAEMREAMYHQLELTGCAGVAPNKLLAKLVSGVFKPNQQTVLLPESCQDLIHSLNHIKEMPGIGYKTAKRLEVLGINSVHDLQTFSIKTLEKELGISVAQRIQKLSFGEDNSPVTPSGPPQSFSEEDTFKKCSSEAEAKAKIEELLSSLLNRVCRDGRKPHTIRLAIRRYSEKHCNRESRQCPVPSHVIQKLGTGNYDAMTPLVDILMKLFRNMVNVKMPFHLTLLSVCFCNLKALNTAKKGPMDFYLTSSLSTTSHSGKRSFKVKDTHNEDVSKEKEVTWDCPPSRRIESTRPGESPSDATCLSKEKDTSDFSLQALPEGVDQEVFKQLPADIQEEILSGKPRENLQGKGSLSCPLHASRGVLSFFSTKQMQAGSLSSRDATFTGKQGSAVSPSEPGTSGLSTSSSSHPSCGKDCSYYIDNRLKDERMSQGPKESQGFHFANTNPAVSVFHSFPNLQSEQLFSKHRTADSHKQTVATTSRQGLVENKEQDCVDEKITFPSDIDPQVFYELPDEVQKELMAEWKSAGAEFHSGHK